In one window of Azoarcus olearius DNA:
- a CDS encoding TylF/MycF/NovP-related O-methyltransferase, whose amino-acid sequence MDTPRNAPEAPAAEDTPSPRKQIAFSGTDPIRAALGELREITEDLLPQFGDEVWNKHSMVTMNVAALSRVLYLNNLYLKILDVPGVICEFGVQWGATMTQLINLRSVYEPFNHSRTIYGFDTFEGFPAVHPQDGNLVRSRDLSTAAGHEQTLERILHLMEQFPPLPHLKKHALIKGDASHTIDEWLESNPHAIISLAIFDMDLYAPTKTVLEKIRPRLVKGSVLAFDELNCRYFPGETTALDEAIGLNNLRLYRSPHHPFGAWAVFGE is encoded by the coding sequence ATGGATACACCGCGAAACGCCCCCGAAGCCCCCGCCGCAGAGGACACGCCTTCTCCACGCAAGCAGATCGCCTTCAGCGGCACGGACCCGATCCGTGCAGCCTTGGGCGAACTGCGTGAAATCACCGAAGACCTGCTGCCCCAGTTCGGCGACGAGGTGTGGAACAAGCACAGCATGGTGACGATGAACGTCGCTGCGCTGTCCCGCGTCCTTTACCTGAACAACCTGTATCTCAAGATCCTGGACGTGCCCGGGGTGATTTGCGAATTCGGCGTGCAATGGGGCGCCACGATGACGCAATTGATCAATCTGCGCAGCGTCTACGAACCTTTCAATCACAGCCGCACCATCTACGGTTTCGACACCTTCGAGGGCTTCCCCGCGGTTCATCCGCAGGATGGAAACCTCGTCCGTTCGCGCGACCTGTCGACCGCCGCAGGGCATGAACAGACGCTGGAGCGGATTCTCCATCTGATGGAGCAGTTCCCGCCGCTTCCCCACCTCAAGAAGCACGCGCTGATCAAGGGCGACGCCAGCCACACCATCGATGAATGGCTGGAGAGCAATCCGCACGCGATCATCTCGCTCGCCATCTTCGACATGGATCTCTACGCGCCGACGAAAACCGTGCTGGAAAAAATCCGCCCGCGGCTGGTCAAAGGATCGGTACTTGCATTCGACGAACTGAACTGCCGCTACTTTCCCGGTGAAACGACCGCCCTGGACGAAGCGATCGGCCTCAACAACCTTCGCCTGTACCGAAGCCCGCACCACCCGTTCGGCGCCTGGGCCGTTTTCGGCGAATAG
- the aepX gene encoding phosphoenolpyruvate mutase, translating into MKTKIVYVGMSADLVHSGHLNIIRHAASLGEVVIGLLTDKAIASYKRIPYMPFEQRMAVVENIKGVSRVVPQTTLDYTPNLELLKPDYVVHGDDWREGVQRETRQKVIDTLKQWGGELVEIPYTAGISSTRLQAAIKEIGTTPDIRRSALRRLLQVKPLIRFLDIHNALSGLIIEHTAVDTPSGRREFDGMWGSSLTDSTAKGKPDIEAVDVSARVQTLNEVLEVTTKPIIYDGDTGGQPEHFNFTVRTLERLGISAIVIEDKTGLKRNSLFGNDVPQTQESIENFCNKIRTGKRAQATDEFMIIARIESLILDKGVDDAIERAQAYLAAGADGIMIHSRKTTPDEIFAFCERYRQLENRKYLVAVPSTYNTVTEEELQQRGVNIVIYANHLLRSAYPAMVETARCILEHHRSSECDARLLPINDILALIPGTR; encoded by the coding sequence ATGAAAACGAAGATCGTGTATGTCGGCATGAGCGCCGACCTCGTCCACTCAGGCCACCTGAACATCATCCGCCACGCCGCAAGCCTGGGCGAAGTCGTGATCGGACTGCTGACCGACAAGGCCATTGCAAGTTACAAGCGCATTCCGTACATGCCCTTCGAGCAAAGGATGGCGGTGGTCGAGAATATCAAGGGCGTCTCGCGCGTGGTGCCCCAGACGACGCTCGACTACACGCCGAATCTCGAATTGCTCAAACCCGACTACGTGGTGCACGGCGATGACTGGCGCGAAGGCGTCCAGCGCGAAACGCGGCAGAAAGTCATCGACACGCTCAAGCAATGGGGCGGCGAACTGGTGGAGATTCCTTACACCGCCGGCATTTCATCCACCCGTCTGCAGGCCGCGATCAAGGAAATCGGCACCACGCCCGACATCCGGCGCAGCGCCCTGCGCCGCCTGCTGCAGGTCAAGCCGCTGATCCGCTTTCTCGATATCCATAACGCCCTCTCGGGGCTGATCATCGAGCACACCGCGGTGGATACGCCCAGCGGACGACGCGAGTTCGACGGCATGTGGGGCAGCAGCCTGACCGACTCGACCGCGAAGGGAAAACCGGACATCGAGGCGGTCGACGTTTCCGCCCGGGTGCAGACGCTCAACGAAGTCCTGGAAGTCACCACCAAGCCCATCATCTACGACGGCGATACCGGCGGTCAGCCCGAACATTTCAACTTCACGGTCCGCACGCTGGAGCGCCTGGGCATCTCGGCGATCGTCATCGAGGACAAGACCGGGCTGAAGCGCAATTCGCTGTTCGGCAACGACGTGCCGCAAACGCAGGAGAGCATCGAGAACTTCTGCAACAAGATCCGCACCGGCAAGCGCGCGCAGGCGACCGACGAGTTCATGATCATCGCCCGCATCGAAAGCCTCATCCTGGACAAGGGCGTCGATGATGCGATCGAACGTGCGCAAGCCTATCTGGCCGCGGGCGCGGACGGCATCATGATCCACAGCCGCAAGACCACGCCCGACGAAATCTTCGCGTTCTGCGAGCGCTACCGCCAGCTCGAAAACCGCAAGTACCTGGTGGCGGTGCCGTCCACCTACAACACCGTCACCGAAGAAGAACTGCAGCAACGCGGCGTGAACATCGTCATCTACGCCAACCACCTGTTGCGCAGCGCGTACCCGGCCATGGTCGAGACCGCCAGGTGCATCCTGGAGCATCACCGCTCCTCCGAGTGCGACGCCCGGCTGCTTCCGATCAACGATATATTGGCACTCATTCCAGGCACCCGATGA
- the psrA gene encoding iron-containing alcohol dehydrogenase PsrA, producing the protein MTDTVPLTAWSYHNPVRVVGAGLSTLAPQLPHGRRVLLVTSRGAAERGIARQLEAALPGRTVALLDDVVPNPDLRYLDETAARLRGTEIDLVIALGGGSVLDAGKVLALLLRRPEPDLLTQCFRNRRDVAWTERLPLVAIPTTAGTGAEVTPFATVWDHERSAKHSLATPFAYPDLAVLDAALTLTLPPEHTLYPALDALSHALESLWNRSATPVSRGLALQALALAGRALPEVLAQPGNLARRADMQHASLLAGMAISQTRTAVAHAISYPLTLHHGVPHGLACSFTLPTLLRTNLDRIAHNPSERLLLEAVLAMLDTFGLGQRLLQYLQRDDVRRLHGEMFTAERSNNYNGVPFADVAEIIDSALAQTGKD; encoded by the coding sequence GTGACTGACACCGTGCCGCTTACCGCCTGGAGCTACCACAACCCGGTCAGGGTCGTCGGCGCCGGCCTGTCGACGCTGGCCCCGCAGTTGCCGCACGGAAGGCGTGTATTGCTGGTGACCAGCCGCGGCGCCGCGGAGCGGGGAATCGCCCGTCAGCTCGAAGCGGCGCTGCCCGGCCGGACGGTCGCGCTACTGGATGATGTCGTCCCCAACCCCGACCTCCGCTACCTGGACGAAACGGCTGCCCGCCTGCGGGGTACGGAAATCGATCTGGTGATCGCGCTCGGCGGCGGCAGCGTTCTCGACGCGGGCAAGGTGCTCGCCCTCCTCCTGCGCCGTCCGGAACCCGATCTGCTCACGCAGTGCTTCCGCAACAGGCGCGATGTCGCGTGGACCGAGCGGCTGCCCTTGGTCGCCATTCCGACCACGGCGGGCACCGGTGCCGAAGTGACGCCGTTCGCGACGGTGTGGGATCACGAACGCAGCGCCAAGCACTCGCTCGCCACCCCCTTCGCCTATCCTGACCTTGCGGTGCTGGACGCAGCGCTGACGCTGACGCTTCCGCCGGAGCACACCTTGTACCCGGCGCTGGACGCCCTGTCCCACGCACTGGAGTCGCTGTGGAACCGCAGCGCGACGCCGGTCAGCCGCGGGCTGGCCCTTCAGGCCCTGGCGCTGGCCGGCCGCGCGCTACCCGAGGTGCTTGCGCAGCCGGGCAATCTCGCGCGCCGGGCAGACATGCAACACGCCAGCCTCCTTGCCGGCATGGCGATCAGTCAGACGAGGACCGCGGTCGCCCATGCGATTTCCTACCCCCTGACCCTCCACCACGGCGTTCCCCACGGGCTCGCCTGCAGCTTCACGCTGCCCACGCTCCTGCGCACCAACCTCGACCGCATTGCGCACAACCCGTCGGAACGCCTGCTGCTGGAAGCGGTGCTGGCGATGCTCGACACCTTCGGCCTGGGCCAGCGCCTGCTCCAGTATCTGCAGCGCGATGACGTGCGGCGGCTGCATGGCGAAATGTTTACCGCCGAGCGCAGCAACAACTACAACGGGGTTCCGTTCGCCGACGTGGCCGAGATCATCGATTCCGCCCTCGCGCAGACGGGCAAGGACTAG
- a CDS encoding glycosyltransferase: MYKLKASLLRRADRPTIDLSQLESISPPASEAELVGRWRADAPCVVSICMLTYNHAPYLRKALDGILGQQTDFGFEILIHDDASTDGTQDIIREYQLRYPTVIKPILQTENQWSQGVNPSITYNYPRANAEFVTWCEGDDMWTDPLKLALQVDGLRRHPSINLSFHQAVLVHYGQKCVKPYLIGDYADSDRIVSFHEAIYRPQGLIPTASCMVRWSVKQKLAEFMKTRGYIRGGDVFLQMFGAMGDGALYHAKPMSIYRFQTRHSLTRGMRDEIEKLANHQAAVIRAYLEINRETGGSLSRELKTLIFQRILWLFNREPVPPQIIRSLNLDALMREFLKIKRAIHRKAVELNESPRNHVIYGCGSGCTMIMKKIDQAKVSCIVDRDGKWIGEEIFEKPIVSADEIAKFPDCNLIVSTLAPDKRAIERLAARHGVKPERIHYFFDDLVEAIDMNLLSREAHDLPYDFSGQRPPGWWPRNETRTVSSTTC, encoded by the coding sequence ATGTACAAGCTGAAAGCGTCGCTGCTAAGGCGCGCCGACAGACCCACGATCGACCTTTCTCAACTCGAAAGCATCTCGCCCCCTGCCAGCGAAGCCGAACTGGTCGGCCGCTGGCGGGCGGACGCGCCCTGCGTGGTCAGCATCTGCATGCTCACCTACAACCACGCGCCCTATCTGCGCAAGGCGCTGGACGGCATTCTCGGCCAGCAAACCGACTTCGGCTTTGAAATCCTGATTCACGACGACGCTTCGACGGACGGTACGCAGGACATCATCAGGGAATACCAGCTTCGCTACCCGACGGTGATCAAGCCGATCCTCCAAACCGAGAATCAATGGTCCCAGGGGGTCAATCCTTCGATCACGTACAACTACCCGCGGGCCAACGCCGAATTCGTGACCTGGTGCGAAGGCGACGACATGTGGACCGACCCGCTCAAGCTGGCGCTCCAGGTCGACGGACTGCGCCGCCACCCCTCGATCAATCTTTCGTTTCACCAGGCGGTCCTGGTGCACTACGGGCAGAAGTGCGTCAAACCCTATCTGATCGGCGACTACGCCGACAGCGACCGGATCGTGTCTTTCCACGAGGCGATCTACCGGCCCCAGGGGCTGATTCCGACGGCATCGTGCATGGTGCGCTGGAGCGTCAAGCAAAAGCTCGCCGAGTTCATGAAAACGCGCGGCTATATCCGCGGCGGCGACGTCTTCCTGCAGATGTTCGGTGCGATGGGTGATGGCGCGCTGTACCACGCCAAGCCGATGTCCATCTATCGCTTCCAGACCAGGCACTCGCTGACGCGAGGCATGCGGGACGAAATCGAGAAACTGGCCAATCATCAGGCGGCGGTCATCCGTGCCTACCTGGAGATCAACCGCGAAACCGGCGGCAGCTTGTCGCGCGAGCTGAAGACCCTGATCTTCCAGCGGATCCTGTGGCTGTTCAATCGGGAACCCGTTCCGCCGCAGATCATCCGTTCGCTCAATCTGGATGCGCTGATGCGGGAATTCCTCAAGATCAAGCGCGCCATTCACCGCAAAGCAGTCGAATTGAACGAGAGCCCGCGCAACCACGTCATTTACGGGTGCGGCTCAGGCTGCACGATGATCATGAAGAAGATTGATCAGGCCAAGGTCAGTTGCATCGTGGATCGCGACGGGAAATGGATCGGCGAAGAGATTTTCGAGAAGCCCATCGTCTCCGCGGACGAAATCGCGAAATTCCCCGACTGCAACCTGATCGTCAGCACGCTTGCCCCCGACAAGCGCGCCATTGAACGGCTGGCGGCCCGCCACGGGGTGAAACCCGAACGCATTCATTATTTCTTCGACGACCTCGTCGAGGCCATCGATATGAACCTGCTGTCGCGGGAAGCGCACGACCTGCCTTACGACTTTTCGGGCCAGCGCCCGCCCGGGTGGTGGCCGAGAAACGAAACCCGCACCGTTTCTTCAACCACCTGCTGA
- the aepY gene encoding phosphonopyruvate decarboxylase — protein sequence MMIDPGHFLDSLRRRGVDFFTGVPDSLLASFCAYVDDHCADGQHVIAANEGNAVAMALGHHLATGSTAAVYMQNSGLGNAVNPLTSLADGEVYRVPMLLIVGWRGEPGIKDEPQHRKQGRITRPQLDVLEIPHWVVQGDSDIEAILDEAFRAMANTGAPVALVVRKDAFGDYQGQRKSAPLSALLREDALRRILELAAPDDLIVSTTGKTSRELFDLRVARGEAQQDFLTVGGMGHTASIALGVAMRQAGRRVICLDGDGSLLMHMGAMAVIAQQKPARFVHVLLNNGAHESVGGQATAAPRVDFGKLSDAVGYAGYACADTLDSLSTAWAQVAEANGPVLLELKLRCGSRKDLGRPTTSTWDNKQAFMEAAGD from the coding sequence ATGATGATCGATCCCGGCCATTTCCTCGATTCCCTGCGCCGTCGCGGCGTCGACTTCTTTACCGGCGTTCCCGATTCGCTGCTGGCGAGTTTCTGCGCCTATGTGGACGATCACTGCGCGGACGGCCAGCACGTGATCGCGGCCAATGAAGGCAATGCGGTGGCGATGGCGCTTGGCCACCACCTGGCAACCGGCAGCACCGCGGCCGTCTATATGCAGAACTCGGGCCTCGGCAACGCCGTCAATCCCTTGACCTCCCTCGCCGACGGCGAGGTGTATCGCGTGCCGATGCTGCTCATCGTCGGATGGCGGGGAGAACCCGGCATCAAGGACGAACCCCAGCATCGCAAGCAGGGCCGGATCACGCGCCCGCAACTGGACGTGCTGGAAATTCCCCACTGGGTCGTGCAGGGCGACAGCGACATCGAGGCGATCCTCGACGAGGCGTTCCGCGCGATGGCGAACACCGGCGCCCCGGTGGCGCTCGTGGTGCGCAAGGACGCGTTCGGCGACTATCAAGGCCAGCGGAAGTCGGCGCCGCTCTCCGCCCTGCTGCGTGAAGACGCGCTGCGCCGCATCCTCGAACTGGCAGCGCCCGACGACCTCATTGTCTCGACCACCGGCAAGACGTCGCGCGAACTGTTCGACCTCCGCGTCGCGCGGGGCGAGGCGCAGCAGGACTTCCTGACCGTGGGCGGCATGGGACACACCGCTTCCATCGCGCTCGGCGTCGCGATGCGTCAAGCGGGGCGGCGGGTGATCTGCCTCGATGGCGACGGCTCGCTGCTGATGCACATGGGGGCGATGGCCGTGATCGCGCAACAGAAACCCGCGCGTTTCGTCCACGTCCTGCTGAACAACGGCGCCCACGAATCCGTTGGCGGCCAGGCCACCGCCGCCCCGCGGGTCGATTTCGGGAAACTGTCGGACGCGGTCGGATACGCCGGCTATGCGTGCGCCGACACGCTCGACAGCCTGAGCACCGCGTGGGCGCAGGTCGCCGAGGCAAACGGGCCGGTGTTGCTGGAATTGAAGCTGCGCTGCGGCTCGCGCAAGGATCTCGGACGGCCGACCACGAGCACCTGGGACAACAAGCAGGCCTTCATGGAAGCCGCCGGTGACTGA